In Shewanella sp. VB17, a single genomic region encodes these proteins:
- the msrP gene encoding protein-methionine-sulfoxide reductase catalytic subunit MsrP has product MHVKKRSSWDTLTSSDITPESVFNDRRNIIKALGLGALGASIPGHVQAGIFDLFGNGKSGAPFVTSSLAFTANKGFDVTEPKTPFEKVTQHNNFYEFGTNKQDPADNAQGFKVDPWSLVIDGEVDHPITLDLDDLTKLIALEERTYRLRCVEAWSMVIPWVGFPLAALLKKAELTSKAKYVAFETVFDPEQMPGQKNRLVGGGIHYPYIEGLTIAEAMNDLSFLAVGLYGKTLPPQNGAPIRLVVPWKYGFKSIKSLVRIRVMDKRPPTSWNQLAPQEYGFYANVNPNVDHPRWSQASERRIGEGGLFSAKRIKTLPFNGYEEQVGALYQGLDLRRHF; this is encoded by the coding sequence ATGCATGTCAAAAAAAGATCTTCTTGGGATACATTAACGAGTTCAGATATCACGCCTGAATCGGTATTTAATGACCGCCGTAATATCATCAAGGCTCTAGGGCTAGGGGCATTAGGAGCGAGTATTCCTGGTCATGTACAGGCTGGTATTTTTGACTTATTTGGTAACGGTAAATCGGGTGCGCCTTTTGTGACCTCTTCACTGGCGTTTACGGCAAATAAAGGGTTTGATGTTACAGAGCCTAAAACACCGTTTGAAAAAGTCACTCAGCATAATAATTTTTATGAATTTGGTACCAATAAACAAGATCCTGCTGATAATGCTCAAGGGTTTAAGGTTGATCCTTGGTCCTTAGTCATCGATGGGGAAGTCGATCATCCGATCACATTGGATTTGGATGATTTGACTAAATTGATTGCCCTTGAAGAACGCACTTATCGTTTACGTTGTGTCGAAGCTTGGTCTATGGTCATACCTTGGGTCGGATTCCCTTTAGCGGCGTTACTCAAAAAGGCAGAGCTAACCAGTAAAGCTAAGTATGTTGCGTTTGAAACTGTGTTTGATCCAGAACAAATGCCCGGGCAAAAGAATCGCTTAGTCGGGGGGGGGATCCATTATCCTTATATTGAAGGGTTGACCATCGCTGAGGCAATGAATGATTTATCATTTTTGGCTGTCGGCCTTTATGGTAAAACATTACCACCACAAAATGGTGCTCCAATACGTTTAGTCGTTCCTTGGAAATACGGGTTTAAGAGTATTAAATCTTTAGTTAGGATCAGGGTAATGGATAAGCGTCCGCCGACAAGCTGGAATCAATTAGCGCCTCAAGAGTATGGTTTTTATGCCAATGTAAACCCTAACGTGGACCATCCTCGCTGGTCTCAAGCCAGTGAAAGGCGCATTGGTGAGGGAGGGCTATTTTCAGCTAAACGCATCAAAACACTTCCGTTTAATGGATATGAAGAGCAAGTTGGCGCACTCTATCAAGGACTCGATTTACGTCGGCATTTTTAA
- the msrQ gene encoding protein-methionine-sulfoxide reductase heme-binding subunit MsrQ, with translation MRLTMKHVFWLKLAIHLTAILPIVYLIGSVLMDKAGGDPVQFIIHYTGIGALNTLVILLTLSPIARKFKQGALLQTRRMIGLYVFAYASLHLASFISLDLLFEWSLLLSETVKRPYILVGTFSYIILIALSVTSFKSIRRKMGKRWQQLHNCVYLLAILVPIHFYWSVKSEVIEPSIYIVLLSLLLVIRLPLSTFFSSFYLRLKIKFIELRSQ, from the coding sequence ATGCGGTTAACAATGAAACATGTTTTTTGGTTAAAGCTGGCTATCCATTTGACCGCCATTTTGCCTATTGTCTATTTAATTGGATCAGTGTTGATGGATAAAGCCGGTGGCGATCCTGTGCAGTTTATTATTCATTACACTGGCATAGGTGCGCTCAACACCTTAGTCATCCTGCTGACTCTTTCACCTATTGCACGTAAATTTAAGCAGGGTGCGCTGCTGCAAACTAGACGTATGATTGGTCTCTATGTATTTGCTTATGCCAGCTTACATCTTGCTTCGTTTATTAGTCTTGATTTGTTGTTTGAATGGTCGTTACTATTGAGTGAGACCGTAAAACGTCCGTACATATTAGTAGGGACTTTCTCTTACATCATTTTGATTGCATTATCAGTTACTTCATTTAAATCGATTAGACGAAAAATGGGTAAACGTTGGCAACAGCTTCATAATTGTGTGTATCTTTTGGCTATTTTGGTGCCGATCCACTTCTATTGGTCAGTGAAATCGGAAGTGATAGAACCTAGCATTTATATTGTGCTTTTAAGCTTGTTATTAGTGATACGTTTACCTTTATCTACGTTTTTTTCTTCATTTTATTTACGTTTGAAAATAAAATTCATCGAGTTAAGATCACAATGA
- a CDS encoding methyl-accepting chemotaxis protein — MNLANDLFRKTKISKRLLLMLVLSLVATLLMFLFALNNINELLFKEKEAKLASLADVGVKVVEKYYQSAQQGIMSEADAKAGAILALDVLRYAGKEYYWSVDTQGILVQHGFAKKLVGTNVLGIEDPNGVKLFALMVSGTEKKESTKVEYMWHRPNEDKPMPKIAVVKKFQPWGWIVGTGIYVDDIKEQLEVFAWQYFLIGTLVWLPVMLILIIISQSISQPLRQTIFALENISKGEGDLTLRLNESGNDELKEVATNFNAFVIKIQGVVGSVLHSVSHSQELASGLAKISSEANDVTKKMQAETESVATAICEMSSVATDIATNAKNAAENASDADTEASKTTLVVDDAVKRINELSKELDVTATGTEGLRISSGKIGQILDVIVGIAEQTNLLALNAAIEAARAGEAGRGFAVVADEVRNLASKTQESTQEINGIIDELRSSILCVNDSVERAKGCSSQTVEETILVVDALETIKSSISIISDMNIQIATATEEQSSVIAELNMNITRINDISLDNQHKSVQIGETSEQIQQGSSELNGLVSNFKV, encoded by the coding sequence TTGAATCTTGCTAATGATTTGTTTAGAAAAACCAAAATATCAAAACGTTTATTGCTAATGCTAGTGCTTTCTCTTGTCGCCACTCTATTAATGTTTTTATTTGCATTAAATAATATCAATGAATTGTTATTTAAAGAGAAAGAAGCAAAATTAGCGTCACTTGCCGATGTCGGTGTCAAAGTGGTAGAAAAGTATTATCAGAGTGCTCAGCAAGGGATAATGAGTGAAGCTGATGCCAAAGCAGGGGCGATTTTGGCACTTGACGTTTTAAGGTATGCCGGGAAAGAGTATTACTGGAGCGTGGATACCCAAGGTATATTGGTTCAGCATGGTTTTGCTAAAAAACTAGTAGGCACCAATGTGTTAGGAATTGAAGATCCCAATGGGGTTAAACTTTTTGCTCTCATGGTTTCAGGTACAGAGAAAAAAGAATCCACGAAAGTCGAATACATGTGGCATCGTCCCAACGAAGATAAACCCATGCCTAAAATAGCCGTCGTGAAAAAGTTTCAACCTTGGGGGTGGATTGTTGGGACCGGGATCTACGTTGATGATATAAAAGAACAGCTTGAGGTTTTTGCTTGGCAATATTTTTTAATCGGTACGCTGGTATGGTTACCTGTGATGCTCATTTTAATCATTATTTCTCAGAGTATTTCACAGCCATTAAGGCAAACTATTTTTGCGTTAGAAAACATCTCTAAAGGTGAAGGTGACTTAACATTAAGGTTAAATGAATCTGGTAACGATGAGTTAAAAGAGGTGGCAACTAACTTCAATGCCTTTGTCATTAAGATACAAGGCGTTGTAGGATCTGTATTACATTCTGTTTCACACAGTCAAGAGTTGGCTAGTGGTCTTGCTAAAATATCAAGTGAAGCCAATGACGTGACCAAGAAAATGCAAGCAGAGACAGAAAGTGTTGCAACTGCGATTTGTGAGATGTCATCGGTAGCCACTGACATTGCGACAAATGCAAAAAATGCTGCTGAAAATGCATCGGATGCAGATACCGAGGCCAGTAAAACCACCTTAGTTGTCGACGATGCGGTAAAAAGAATCAATGAACTATCAAAAGAGTTAGACGTCACCGCCACGGGCACTGAAGGTTTAAGGATCAGCTCAGGTAAAATAGGCCAAATATTGGATGTTATCGTTGGGATCGCTGAGCAGACCAATTTATTGGCATTGAATGCGGCAATCGAAGCAGCGAGAGCGGGGGAAGCTGGCAGGGGGTTTGCTGTTGTAGCAGATGAAGTCAGAAACCTAGCCAGTAAAACCCAAGAATCAACACAAGAAATTAACGGTATTATTGATGAATTACGATCGTCAATTCTTTGTGTTAATGACTCTGTTGAACGGGCTAAAGGATGCTCAAGTCAAACGGTTGAAGAAACAATATTAGTTGTCGATGCTTTAGAAACGATCAAGTCTTCTATTAGTATTATTTCAGATATGAATATTCAAATTGCCACGGCAACGGAAGAGCAAAGCTCTGTGATTGCAGAGTTGAATATGAACATTACTCGAATTAATGATATTTCGCTCGATAATCAACATAAAAGCGTACAAATTGGTGAGACCAGTGAACAGATCCAACAAGGATCATCTGAATTAAATGGGCTGGTATCGAACTTTAAAGTATAA